One window from the genome of Salvia miltiorrhiza cultivar Shanhuang (shh) chromosome 7, IMPLAD_Smil_shh, whole genome shotgun sequence encodes:
- the LOC130994772 gene encoding UDP-N-acetylmuramoyl-L-alanyl-D-glutamate--2,6-diaminopimelate ligase MurE homolog, chloroplastic-like: MPLSFLSLPPFPPPPLLSYSSKLKPTALTLLLKPPLLSASTAIFAVGADGKYYPTPSDEDPPEAPEDSMHGVNKFQQIQRQASRARKLQEEQYKKDQPTFLKALEETDDIPDSVIDADTGDDPFGEIDKAIALKRREFIKQGLIKPAPKKNAEPEIEVADELEPEEVVDLEEIDELHGLTGDESDEGSADRSEFEVSDGDFASSFDIDFDEFGKTKPRIVEPKFRMSLAELLDESKVVPVSVYGDIEVEISGISHDSRVVESGDLFVCCVGRKTDGHLYLSEADKRGAVAVVASKEVDIQSTLGCKALVLVEDTNVVLAALAASFFRHPSRGMSVIGVTGTNGKTTTSHLIKSMYEAMGLRTGMLSTVGYYIHGDNKLESSNTTPDAVLVQKLVAKMVHNGTEALVMEASSHGLALGRCDEVDFDIAVFTNLTRDHLDFHGTEEEYREAKAKLFQRMVDPSRHRKIVNIDDPNAMFFIAQGNPDVPVVTYAMENKNADVHPLKFELSLFETQVLVNTPQGILEISSGLLGRHNIYNILAAVAVGIAVGAPLVDIVRGIEEVDAVPGRCELIDEEQAFGVIVDYAHTPDALSKLLDYVRELNPRRIITVCGCAGESDRGKRPMMTKIATEKSDITILTSDNPKNEDPLDILDDMLAGVGWTMQDYLKHGENDYYPPLPNGHRLFLHDIRRVAVRCAVAMGEEGDMVVVAGKGHETYQIEGEKKEFFDDREECREALQYVDELHQAGIDTSEFPWRLPESH; encoded by the exons ATGCccctctctttcctctctctcccaCCCTTCCCTCCACCGCCGCTTCTCTCTTACTCCTCAAAGCTCAAACCCACCGCACTCACCCTTCTCCTCAAGCCGCCCCTTCTCTCCGCCTCCACCGCCATCTTCGCCGTCGGCGCCGACGGCAAATACTACCCAACTCCGTCGGATGAGGACCCCCCCGAAGCCCCCGAGGACTCCATGCACGGCGTCAACAAGTTCCAGCAAATCCAGCGCCAGGCCTCCCGGGCCCGCAAGCTCCAGGAGGAGCAATACAAGAAAGACCAGCCCACTTTCCTCAAGGCGCTCGAGGAGACCGACGACATCCCTGACTCAGTCATCGATGCCGACACCGGAGACGATCCCTTCGGCGAAATCGACAAGGCGATTGCCCTGAAACGCCGCGAATTCATCAAGCAGGGGCTGATTAAGCCTGCCCCGAAGAAGAATGCCGAGCCCGAAATTGAGGTTGCTGATGAATTGGAGCCTGAAGAAGTCGTCGATTTGGAGGAAATTGACGAGCTGCACGGGCTCACTGGTGATGAGAGCGACGAGGGGAGCGCGGACAGGTCTGAATTTGAGGTGAGTGATGGTGATTTTGCGAGCTCGTTTGATATTGATTTTGATGAATTTGGGAAAACTAAACCTAGAATTGTGGAACCTAAGTTTAGAATGAGCTTAGCTGAGCTGTTAGACGAGAGCAAAGTGGTTCCTGTATCGGTTTATGGAGACATAGAGGTGGAAATCAGTGGGATCTCGCATGATTCTCGTGTCGTTGAGAGTGGTGATTTGTTTGTGTGTTGTGTAGGGAGGAAGACTGATGGGCATTTGTATCTATCGGAGGCGGATAAGAGAGGCGCTGTGGCGGTTGTGGCGAGTAAGGAGGTAGATATACAGAGCACATTGGGGTGTAAGGCCTTGGTCCTTGTAGAGGACACCAATGTAGTTCTTGCTGCATTGGCGGCTTCGTTTTTTAGGCACCCGTCTAGGGGTATGTCGGTCATTGGTGTCACGGGGACAAATGGCAAGACGACAACTTCTCATTTGATCAAATCCATGTATGAGGCAATGGGGTTGAGGACGGGTATGTTGAGCACGGTGGGGTATTACATTCACGGGGATAACAAGTTGGAGTCGAGTAATACCACCCCCGATGCAGTTTTGGTGCAGAAGTTGGTTGCCAAGATGGTGCATAACGGTACGGAGGCATTGGTGATGGAGGCTTCATCTCACGGGTTGGCATTAGGGAGGTGTGACGAGGTTGACTTTGATATTGCGGTTTTCACAAATTTGACTAGGGATCATTTGGATTTTCATGGGACGGAAGAGGAGTATAGGGAGGCAAAGGCTAAGCTTTTCCAGAGGATGGTGGACCCATCACGCCACCGGAAGATTGTGAACATTGATGACCCAAATGCAATGTTCTTTATTGCGCAGGGGAATCCCGATGTACCCGTTGTGACCTATGCAATGGAAAATAAGAATGCGGATGTTCATCCTTTGAAATTTGAGTTATCTCTGTTTGAGACTCAGGTTTTGGTGAATACGCCTCAAGGTATATTGGAGATCTCGTCGGGGCTACTTGGGAGGCATAATATATACAACATTCTTGCAGCTGTAGCCGTTGGAATTGCAGTTGGGGCCCCTTTGGTGGACATTGTCAGAGGAATTGAAGAGGTCGATGCAGTGCCAGGCAGGTGTGAGTTGATAGACGAGGAGCAGGCTTTTGGCGTTATTGTGGACTATGCCCATACTCCCGATGCATTATCTAAACTTCTTGATTATGTGAGAGAGCTTAACCCTAGGAGGATTATCACTG TGTGTGGGTGTGCTGGTGAAAGTGACAGAGGGAAGAGGCCAATGATGACAAAGATAGCCACAGAAAAAAGTGATATCACTATCTTGACATCGGACAATCCGAAAAATGAAGATCCTT TGGACATCTTGGATGATATGCTGGCTGGAGTGGGTTGGACCATGCAAGATTACTTGAAACATGGAGAGAATGATTACTATCCACCTCTTCCTAATGGCCACAGACTATTTTTACATGATATTAGACGGGTAGCTGTACGATGTGCTGTAGCCATGGGCGAGGAAGGCGACATGGTT GTGGTGGCTGGTAAAGGCCATGAAACATATCAAATAGAAGGTGAAAAGAAGGAGTTCTTTGATGATCGGGAGGAATGCCGAGAAGCATTACAGTATGTAGATGAGCTTCACCAAGCTGGAATCGATACGAGTGAATTTCCATGGAG GTTGCCAGAGAGCCATTAG